A single genomic interval of Monodelphis domestica isolate mMonDom1 chromosome X, mMonDom1.pri, whole genome shotgun sequence harbors:
- the LOC100027035 gene encoding G-protein coupled receptor 12-like, translating into MVPPPTQSPLEAPLQMLLQASATPGSSPDPGTSPSAATDTSSPPPPDGSPWPPNGSWPVGRGRGLGGGEGVSPWDIALCAAGTVMAFENALVLAVLCCTPSLRAPTFMLIGSLALADLLAGVGLVANFVARCVMDPVSDAVALCLAGLLLSAFSASACSLLAITVDRYLSLYSALTYQAERTLPFTCGLLAALWLTCLGIGALPAMGWHCLDAPATCSVLSPLTKDQAAGLSVSYLFLFSFILHLYLQICRVAFRHAQQIAVQRHIVNNAGSPMPSAFCLVSGTRKGVSTLSLVLATFAFCWVPLAVYAMVADPTYPQVYTYYLALPAACHSAINPVVYGFRNPEIRRSLNVAYTTYLRSLFSRPRAATSNV; encoded by the coding sequence ATGGTCCCCCCACCGACTCAGTCGCCTCTCGAGGCGCCTCTCCAGATGTTGCTGCAAGCCTCGGCCACCCCTGGCTCCAGCCCTGACCCAGGCACCAGCCCCAGCGCTGCCACGGACACCTCATCCCCCCCACCACCAGATGGCAGTCCCTGGCCCCCCAACGGCTCCTGGCCGGTGGGCAGAGGCCGGGGTCTGGGAGGGGGTGAGGGGGTGAGCCCGTGGGACATCGCCCTGTGCGCCGCAGGCACAGTCATGGCCTTCGAGAACGCCCTGGTGTTGGCCGTGCTGTGCTGCACCCCCAGCCTTCGGGCTCCCACTTTTATGCTTATAGGTAGCCTCGCCCTGGCGGACCTCCTGGCTGGCGTGGGCCTGGTGGCCAACTTCGTTGCCAGATGCGTGATGGATCCTGTGAGCGACGCTGTAGCCCTGTGTTTGGCTGGCTTACTACTGTCTGCCTTTTCGGCTTCGGCTTGTAGTCTGCTGGCCATCACGGTTGATCGGTACTTGTCCCTGTACAGCGCTCTCACCTACCAGGCCGAACGCACTCTGCCCTTCACCTGTGGTCTCCTGGCGGCTCTCTGGCTCACCTGTCTCGGCATTGGCGCTCTCCCTGCTATGGGCTGGCACTGCCTCGACGCCCCTGCCACCTGCAGCGTCCTGAGCCCCCTGACCAAGGATCAGGCGGCCGGGCTGTCTGTgtcctatctctttctcttttccttcatccTGCATCTCTACCTGCAGATTTGCCGGGTGGCCTTCCGCCACGCGCAGCAGATAGCGGTCCAGCGCCACATTGTCAACAATGCTGGCTCTCCCATGCCGTCTGCCTTCTGCCTGGTGTCCGGCACTCGCAAGGGCGTGTCCACTCTCTCCCTGGTCCTGGCCACCTTCGCCTTCTGCTGGGTGCCTCTGGCCGTCTACGCCATGGTGGCTGACCCTACCTATCCGCAGGTCTACACCTACTACCTGGCGCTGCCAGCTGCCTGCCACTCGGCCATTAATCCGGTGGTGTACGGCTTTCGCAACCCAGAGATCCGAAGGTCTCTGAACGTTGCCTACACCACCTACTTGCGCTCCCTCTTCTCCCGACCTCGGGCTGCCACCAGCAACGTCTGA